One genomic segment of Hordeum vulgare subsp. vulgare chromosome 2H, MorexV3_pseudomolecules_assembly, whole genome shotgun sequence includes these proteins:
- the LOC123431319 gene encoding tryptamine benzoyltransferase 1-like gives MEAASSTMLKPVYSTPHPVAGEMVPLTLFDRATLDIFVPIILVYAAPTPPNEALKKGLRRAVAVYPHLAGRFAVDHRGRRCIHVNNEGVLVVEAAVPVDLASVVTDGSFVTDTDELYPAVPPPEEIVGAALLQIKLNRYKCGGLVIGFSSHHQAADGYSVSTFLSTWASAVRQGRNFTAPSPFLDRAATAVARTVPTPVFDHRSAEFKGQGGRSYRVAPDPMSEIKNVTVRFTAEFIAELKARVGIRCSTFNCLLAHAWKKMTAARGLKPDEFTKVRVAVNCRARASPPVPADFFGNMVLWAFPRLQAGDVLGWSYRGVVEAIRDAVARVDAEYIQSFVDFGSVADAAGEELAATAAVNGTMFSPDLEVDSSLGFRFNQIDFGAGPPSAFVTPDLPNEGLMIFLPSCTASGGVDLVMAIPEDHDTATFYSLADERAHSKM, from the exons ATGGAGGCAGCGAGCAGCACCATGCTGAAGCCGGTCTACTCCACGCCGCACCCTGTCGCCGGCGAGATGGTCCCGCTGACCCTCTTCGACCGCGCCACCTTGGACATCTTCGTCCCCATCATCCTCGTCTACGCCGCGCCGACTCCGCCCAACGAGGCGCTCAAGAAGGGCCTGCGCAGGGCCGTCGCGGTGTACCCGCACCTGGCCGGACGCTTCGCCGTCGACCACCGGGGCAGGCGTTGCATCCACGTCAACAACGAGGGCGTGCTTGTCGTAGAGGCCGCCGTCCCCGTCGATCTGGCGAGCGTGGTGACCGACGGCAGTTTCGTCACCGACACCGATGAACTGTACCCTGCAGTGCCGCCGCCGGAG GAGATCGTCGGGGCGGCTCTTCTGCAGATCAAGCTCAACCGGTACAAGTGCGGCGGCCTCGTGATCGGCTTCAGCAGCCACCACCAGGCCGCGGACGGCTACTCCGTTAGCACCTTCCTCTCCACGTGGGCCAGCGCGGTACGGCAAGGCCGGAACTTCACCGCTCCGTCCCCATTCCTCGACCGGGCGGCGACCGCCGTGGCTCGGACTGTGCCGACGCCGGTGTTCGACCACAGGTCCGCCGAGTTCAAAGGACAAGGCGGCAGGTCGTACCGCGTCGCCCCCGACCCCATGTCCGAGATCAAGAACGTGACGGTGCGCTTTACGGCGGAGTTTATCGCGGAGCTCAAGGCCCGCGTGGGAATCCGGTGTAGCACGTTCAACTGCCTGCTCGCGCACGCGTGGAAGAAgatgacggcggcgcgcggcctgAAGCCCGACGAGTTCACGAAGGTCAGGGTGGCCGTGAACTGCCGGGCTAGGGCCAGCCCTCCGGTGCCGGCGGACTTCTTCGGGAACATGGTGCTCTGGGCGTTCCCGAGGCTTCAGGCCGGGGACGTCCTGGGCTGGAGCTACCGCGGCGTGGTGGAGGCCATCCGCGACGCCGTCGCCCGCGTGGACGCCGAGTACATCCAGTCGTTCGTGGACTTCGGCAGCGTAGCGGATGCCGCCGGGGAGGAGCTCGCGGCCACGGCGGCGGTCAACGGCACAATGTTCTCCCCGGACCTGGAGGTGGACAGCAGCCTGGGTTTTAGGTTCAACCAGATTGACTTCGGCGCCGGGCCGCCGTCGGCGTTCGTGACGCCGGACCTGCCCAACGAGGGCCTTATGATCTTCTTGCCGTCGTGCACGGCCAGTGGTGGCGTCGACCTTGTCATGGCCATCCCGGAGGATCATGACACGGCGACCTTCTACTCCCTAGCGGATGAAAGAGCTCATTCCAAGATGTAA